From Streptomyces yatensis, one genomic window encodes:
- a CDS encoding response regulator transcription factor gives MSSLLLLTNALQPSTEVLPALGLLLHSVRVAPAEGPALVDTPGADVILIDGRRDLPQVRSLCQLLRSTGPGCPLILVVTEGGLAAVTADWGVDDVLLDTAGPAEVEARLRLAMGRQQITTDDSPMEIRNGDLSVDEATYSAKLKGRVLDLTFKEFELLKYLAQHPGRVFTRAQLLQEVWGYDYFGGTRTVDVHVRRLRAKLGPEHESLIGTVRNVGYRFVAPEKVERAAEEARAKAAARGSAADDTARGERPGGAPGSAARAAAARPANS, from the coding sequence ATGAGTTCCCTCCTGCTGCTGACCAACGCACTCCAGCCCTCGACGGAGGTGCTTCCCGCCCTCGGCCTCCTGCTGCACAGCGTGCGGGTGGCTCCCGCCGAAGGCCCGGCCCTGGTGGACACGCCTGGAGCCGATGTCATCCTGATCGACGGCCGCCGCGATCTGCCGCAGGTGCGCAGCCTGTGCCAGCTGCTGCGGTCCACCGGCCCGGGCTGCCCGCTGATCCTGGTGGTCACCGAGGGCGGGCTGGCCGCCGTCACCGCCGACTGGGGCGTCGATGACGTCCTGCTGGACACCGCGGGCCCGGCGGAGGTCGAGGCCCGGCTGCGGCTGGCCATGGGCCGCCAGCAGATCACCACCGACGACAGCCCGATGGAGATCCGCAACGGCGATCTGTCGGTCGACGAGGCCACCTACAGCGCCAAGCTCAAGGGTCGTGTGCTCGATCTCACATTCAAGGAGTTCGAGCTGCTGAAGTATCTCGCCCAGCACCCCGGCCGGGTCTTCACCCGGGCGCAGCTGCTGCAGGAGGTCTGGGGCTACGACTACTTCGGCGGCACCCGCACCGTGGACGTCCATGTCCGGCGGCTGCGCGCCAAGCTGGGCCCCGAGCACGAGTCCTTGATCGGCACCGTGCGGAACGTGGGCTACCGCTTCGTTGCGCCGGAGAAGGTCGAGCGCGCCGCCGAGGAGGCCCGGGCCAAGGCCGCGGCGCGGGGCTCCGCGGCGGACGACACGGCACGAGGCGAGCGCCCCGGCGGGGCGCCCGGCTCCGCGGCGAGGGCCGCTGCCGCACGACCGGCCAACAGCTAG
- a CDS encoding LacI family DNA-binding transcriptional regulator, producing MAKVTRDDVARLAGTSTAVVSYVINNGPRPVAPATRERVLAAIKELGYRPDRVAQAMASRRTDLIGLIVPDARQPFFAEMAHAVEQAAAERGKMVLVGNSDYLDEREVHYLRAFLGMRVSGLILISQGPSENAAAEIEAWDARVVLLHERPEAIDDVAVVLDDVGGAQLAVRHLLEHGHDYVACLGGTEITPTVGDPVTDHVEGWRRAMHEAGRPTEGRLFQAPYNRYDAYKVALDLLAGPDRPPAIFCATDDQAFGVLRAARELRIEVPGELAVAGFDDVKEAHLTDPPLTTVGSDRPAMARAAVDLVLDDGVRLASSRRERVKQFPSALVVRHSCGCA from the coding sequence GTGGCCAAGGTGACGCGGGATGATGTGGCAAGGCTTGCGGGGACGTCGACCGCGGTCGTCAGTTACGTCATCAATAACGGACCCCGGCCGGTCGCCCCGGCCACGCGCGAGCGGGTGCTTGCCGCGATCAAGGAGCTCGGCTACCGGCCGGACCGGGTCGCGCAGGCGATGGCGAGCCGCCGGACCGATCTCATAGGGCTGATCGTTCCGGACGCCCGGCAGCCGTTCTTCGCGGAGATGGCACACGCCGTCGAGCAGGCGGCCGCCGAGCGCGGAAAGATGGTGCTGGTCGGCAACTCCGACTACCTCGACGAGCGCGAAGTGCACTATCTGCGCGCCTTCCTGGGGATGCGGGTGTCCGGGCTGATCCTCATCAGCCAGGGCCCCAGCGAGAACGCGGCGGCCGAGATCGAGGCGTGGGACGCCCGGGTGGTGCTGCTGCACGAGCGGCCCGAGGCGATCGACGACGTGGCGGTGGTGCTGGACGACGTCGGCGGCGCGCAGCTCGCGGTGCGGCATCTCCTGGAGCACGGCCATGACTACGTGGCGTGCCTCGGCGGCACCGAGATAACCCCGACCGTCGGCGACCCCGTCACCGACCACGTCGAGGGCTGGCGCCGCGCGATGCACGAGGCGGGCCGCCCCACGGAGGGGCGGCTCTTCCAGGCCCCGTACAACCGGTACGACGCCTACAAGGTCGCCCTCGACCTGCTGGCCGGCCCCGACCGGCCCCCGGCCATCTTCTGCGCCACCGACGACCAGGCGTTCGGCGTGCTGCGGGCCGCGCGTGAGCTGCGGATCGAGGTCCCCGGGGAGCTGGCGGTGGCCGGCTTCGACGATGTGAAGGAAGCCCACCTCACCGACCCCCCGCTGACCACGGTCGGCTCCGACCGCCCCGCGATGGCCCGCGCCGCGGTCGATCTGGTGCTGGACGACGGCGTCCGTCTGGCGAGCTCCCGCCGCGAGCGGGTCAAGCAGTTCCCGTCGGCGCTGGTGGTCCGCCACTCCTGCGGCTGCGCGTAG